The DNA sequence CTTCTTCCAGAGAATACTGGGTATCACTTTTTCCCATAGGTGCAAACAATTCGTACCATGGAAGACCATTGCTATAACCTAGCATTTCTGCTTTTTTTCGCATATATTTATGAAATACCGGAAGGTATTCCTGAATAGCTGTCATCATAGCATCCAATGTCTTGCGACTCATACGGGACTGCTCTAACGTCATATCCAACGGTGACGCATACCCTTTCTTTTCACAAATCATAGCAAACTGATTTTTGATATTGTTCAATGCAAAAGCTATGGAATCCTGAATCTTTTCGTAAGATGCGATTTCAGCTTCATATGCTTCCTTTCGTACTTTTGCATCCGGACTATATGCAAGATTTCGAACCTCTGACAGCGTAATCTCTTTTCCCTGATAATCTACTTTTACTGTAGAAGTCAGATAGGAAAACAGGTTTCCCCAGGCGGAACCACCGGTAATATCCATTGCTGCAATCATTTCTTCCACTTCATCGCTTAACAAATGCTCTGCCTGTTTCTTTGCCTGTTTCAGCATAAAACTGTACTCTTGAATCAGGTCACTTTCTTTTGCCATTGCATCGATATCCGGAATTCTGGCATATATTTTCTGAGCGGCTGCTTGTGTGGCAGAACCTTCCGACCACAACTTCATCAAACGGTTCTGTTGCGCCATTGCATCCCCATTTTCTGTATCTGCAGCCTGTACAAGTCCAATATAAACACTCAAATTGCCAATATGCTTTGCTATTTCCTCTTCTACCGCTATTAACTGTTCCACAGCACTTTTCAGTTCCATGGTATCTGCCTTTTTTACCAGTTCTTTTTCCTTCTTCATCGCATCTTCCAGTTTCCCGAAATCTGCCTCGTAGGAAGGGGCATCAAACCCTTTATAAATTTCATTCAAA is a window from the Roseburia sp. 499 genome containing:
- a CDS encoding M3 family oligoendopeptidase produces the protein MNTEWSLNEIYKGFDAPSYEADFGKLEDAMKKEKELVKKADTMELKSAVEQLIAVEEEIAKHIGNLSVYIGLVQAADTENGDAMAQQNRLMKLWSEGSATQAAAQKIYARIPDIDAMAKESDLIQEYSFMLKQAKKQAEHLLSDEVEEMIAAMDITGGSAWGNLFSYLTSTVKVDYQGKEITLSEVRNLAYSPDAKVRKEAYEAEIASYEKIQDSIAFALNNIKNQFAMICEKKGYASPLDMTLEQSRMSRKTLDAMMTAIQEYLPVFHKYMRKKAEMLGYSNGLPWYELFAPMGKSDTQYSLEEAKECLVNNFQKFSPDMADMMKEAFENQWIDFYPRKGKEGGAFCAGVPSIKQSRILTNYDGYFGSIRTLAHELGHAYHNVQVQTQRVLNQDYPMPVAETASTFNETHLIKAALKEATNEEKLNLLENSLMEHTQVIVDIYSRYLFETAVFEQCQNKFLMAEDCKKIMEEAQKKAYGDGLDSNYLHPYMWACKSHYYSSGLSFYNFPYAFGGLFALGLYSKFEEEGADFVPKYKAMLHATPVCTVEEAAAMEGIDLTTPDFWRQSLSQIEELVEEFCKL